Proteins encoded by one window of Kribbella italica:
- a CDS encoding DUF1330 domain-containing protein: protein MPKGYWVSAYRTISDPEKLAAYNQLAAPAVQAFDGRTIVRGGRVVAHDAGIAERTVVVEFDSFEQAVAAHDSPAYQEALAALSDGVERDFRIVEGLD from the coding sequence ATGCCCAAGGGCTACTGGGTCAGCGCCTACCGCACCATTTCAGACCCCGAGAAACTGGCTGCCTACAACCAGCTGGCCGCGCCGGCTGTTCAGGCCTTCGACGGGCGGACCATCGTCCGTGGCGGTCGGGTCGTCGCGCACGACGCCGGAATCGCCGAACGCACCGTCGTGGTCGAGTTCGACAGCTTCGAGCAGGCCGTCGCGGCGCACGACAGCCCGGCCTACCAGGAGGCGCTGGCCGCCCTGTCGGACGGCGTCGAGCGCGACTTCCGCATCGTCGAAGGTCTCGACTGA
- a CDS encoding TetR family transcriptional regulator, protein MADPLRAPQQDRSRATRQKLLEASVESLAQVGYAATTVAVVAARAGVSRGAAQHHFPTRADLFEAAVEYMTEVRLAEIRTQAAALPVGAGRTEAIVSMLADVYTGPLFRAALHLWVAASTEEPLRRQIVRLEAHVGRQAHRALLEVLEVSEKTPGVRETVQGVLDMARGLGLADLLTDDGKRRRGIVRQWSKILDQALAS, encoded by the coding sequence GTGGCTGACCCGCTGCGCGCGCCGCAGCAGGACCGCAGCCGGGCGACTCGGCAGAAGCTGCTGGAGGCTTCGGTCGAGTCGCTGGCCCAGGTCGGCTACGCCGCGACGACGGTCGCCGTCGTCGCGGCACGCGCCGGGGTCTCGCGGGGTGCGGCGCAGCACCACTTCCCAACCCGCGCGGACCTCTTCGAGGCCGCGGTCGAGTACATGACCGAGGTCCGGCTCGCGGAGATCCGCACCCAGGCCGCTGCCCTCCCGGTCGGCGCCGGCCGCACCGAGGCCATCGTGTCGATGCTGGCCGACGTCTACACCGGCCCCCTCTTCCGCGCCGCCCTGCACCTGTGGGTCGCGGCCTCAACGGAGGAGCCCCTACGCCGCCAGATCGTCCGCCTGGAAGCCCACGTCGGCCGGCAAGCCCACCGAGCGCTGCTGGAGGTCCTCGAGGTCAGCGAGAAGACCCCCGGCGTACGGGAGACGGTCCAGGGCGTGCTCGACATGGCGCGTGGGCTGGGGCTGGCCGACCTGCTCACCGACGACGGCAAACGCCGCCGAGGGATCGTCCGCCAGTGGTCGAAGATCCTGGACCAGGCGCTCGCGAGCTGA
- a CDS encoding 4-coumarate--CoA ligase family protein, with product MVINSEFPPVEVLDVPIHDAVLGRAQEYGERPALVDGVSGKEISYAQLDAMSRRVAAGFAELGIVKGDVIALHSPNTILYPVAFYGATRAGATVTTVNALYTAAELHKQLVDSKAKLLVTISLFLPVATAAVEGTDVREILVCDQAEGYRSVMELVASTGPEPAVAFDPAEDVAVLPYSSGTTGAAKGVMLTHRNIATNIAQAQATFTMGEDERIIAILPFFHIYGLSVLMNLPLRAGATVVVLPKFDLDQFLTTLDRQKITRAFVAPPIVLALAKHPAVDGVDLSALKYVTSAAAPLDGELAEACAKRLGLHAVLQAYGMTELSPGTHAVPQDAVDPPAGAVGKLFPSTEMRLVGADGNDVGDEETGEIWIRGPQVMKGYLGRQAETDATIDPDGWLHTGDIGRVDERGYLYVVDRVKELIKYHGYQVPPAELEAILLTDDRIADAAVIGVQADGNEVPKAFVVPTPGSGLTEQDVIDYVAERVAPYKKVRQVEFIEAVPKAASGKILRRELRAREAASG from the coding sequence ATGGTGATCAACAGCGAGTTCCCGCCGGTGGAAGTGCTCGACGTCCCGATCCACGACGCCGTGCTCGGCCGCGCCCAGGAGTACGGCGAGCGGCCGGCCCTCGTGGACGGGGTCAGCGGCAAGGAGATCAGCTACGCGCAGCTGGACGCGATGAGCCGCCGGGTCGCGGCCGGATTCGCCGAGCTCGGCATCGTCAAGGGTGACGTGATCGCGCTGCACAGCCCGAACACGATCCTCTACCCGGTCGCCTTCTACGGCGCGACGCGGGCCGGGGCGACGGTGACCACCGTCAACGCGCTCTACACCGCCGCCGAGCTGCACAAGCAGCTGGTCGACTCGAAGGCGAAATTGCTGGTGACGATTTCGCTCTTCCTGCCAGTCGCGACGGCCGCTGTGGAGGGCACGGACGTCCGGGAGATCCTCGTCTGCGACCAGGCCGAGGGATACCGGTCGGTGATGGAACTGGTCGCGTCGACCGGGCCCGAACCGGCCGTCGCCTTCGATCCCGCGGAAGATGTCGCCGTCCTGCCGTACTCCAGCGGTACGACGGGCGCTGCCAAGGGCGTGATGCTGACCCACCGCAACATCGCGACCAACATCGCGCAGGCGCAGGCGACCTTCACGATGGGAGAGGACGAGCGGATCATCGCGATCCTGCCGTTCTTCCACATCTACGGGCTGAGCGTGCTGATGAACCTGCCGCTGCGGGCCGGCGCGACCGTGGTGGTGCTGCCGAAGTTCGACCTGGACCAGTTCCTCACCACGCTGGACCGGCAGAAGATCACCCGCGCGTTCGTCGCGCCGCCGATCGTGCTCGCGCTGGCCAAGCACCCGGCCGTGGACGGGGTCGACCTGTCCGCGCTGAAGTACGTGACGTCGGCCGCGGCGCCGCTCGACGGTGAGCTGGCCGAGGCCTGCGCGAAGCGGCTCGGGCTGCACGCCGTACTGCAGGCGTACGGGATGACCGAGCTGTCGCCGGGCACGCACGCCGTACCGCAGGACGCTGTCGATCCGCCGGCCGGTGCCGTGGGCAAGCTGTTCCCGTCGACGGAGATGCGACTGGTCGGTGCCGATGGCAACGATGTGGGCGACGAGGAGACCGGCGAGATCTGGATCCGCGGGCCGCAGGTGATGAAGGGGTACCTCGGGCGTCAGGCCGAGACCGACGCGACGATCGACCCGGACGGCTGGTTGCACACCGGCGACATCGGGCGGGTCGACGAGCGCGGGTACCTGTACGTCGTCGACCGGGTCAAGGAGCTGATCAAGTACCACGGGTACCAGGTGCCGCCGGCCGAGCTGGAGGCGATCCTGCTGACCGACGACCGGATCGCGGACGCGGCGGTGATCGGCGTACAGGCCGACGGCAACGAGGTCCCGAAGGCGTTCGTCGTCCCGACGCCGGGCAGCGGGCTGACCGAGCAGGACGTGATCGACTACGTGGCCGAGCGGGTGGCGCCGTACAAGAAGGTGCGGCAGGTGGAGTTCATCGAGGCGGTGCCGAAGGCGGCCTCGGGCAAGATCCTGCGCCGCGAGCTGAGAGCGAGGGAGGCCGCGAGTGGCTGA
- a CDS encoding acyl-CoA dehydrogenase family protein produces the protein MSFVESEERRALRAAVSELGHKYGYAWFTEKARTGGQTTELWQEAGKLGYLGVNLPEEYGGGGGGMADLSIVLEELGAAGCPLLMMVVSPAICGTVISRFGTDGQKQRWLPGLADGSVTMAFAITEPDAGSNSHNITTTARRTDEGWSLSGRKVYISGLDVAQAVLVVGRTEDARTGRLKPALFVVPVDAPGVEFRQIEMDLISPDKQFSLFLDDVTLPAEALVGSEDAALLQLFAGLNPERIMASAFAIGIGRHALGKAVAYVKERQVWKTPIGAHQGISHPLAQIKIELELARLMMQKAAALYDAGEDLAAGEAANMAKYAAGEACVRSTDQAVQSLGGNGMTVEYGVASLVAAARATRIAPVSREMILNFVAQHSLGLPKSY, from the coding sequence ATGAGTTTCGTCGAGAGCGAGGAGCGCCGGGCGTTGCGGGCGGCGGTGAGCGAGCTCGGGCACAAGTACGGCTATGCCTGGTTCACCGAGAAGGCGCGCACGGGCGGGCAGACCACCGAGCTGTGGCAGGAGGCCGGCAAGCTCGGCTACCTCGGGGTGAACCTGCCGGAGGAGTACGGCGGAGGCGGCGGCGGGATGGCCGATCTGTCGATCGTGCTCGAGGAACTCGGCGCGGCCGGGTGCCCGTTGCTGATGATGGTCGTCTCCCCCGCGATCTGCGGCACGGTGATCAGCCGGTTCGGCACCGACGGGCAGAAGCAGCGCTGGCTGCCGGGGCTCGCGGACGGCTCGGTCACGATGGCGTTCGCGATCACCGAGCCGGACGCCGGGTCGAACTCGCACAACATCACCACCACCGCCCGGCGTACCGACGAGGGCTGGTCGCTGTCGGGCCGCAAGGTCTACATCTCCGGCCTCGACGTCGCGCAGGCCGTGCTGGTCGTCGGCCGGACCGAGGACGCGCGGACCGGCCGGCTCAAGCCCGCGCTGTTCGTCGTCCCGGTCGACGCGCCGGGCGTCGAGTTCCGGCAGATCGAGATGGACCTGATCAGCCCGGACAAGCAGTTCTCGCTGTTCCTGGACGACGTGACGCTGCCCGCCGAGGCACTGGTCGGGTCGGAGGACGCGGCACTGCTGCAGCTGTTCGCCGGGCTCAACCCCGAGCGGATCATGGCCTCGGCGTTCGCGATCGGCATCGGCCGGCACGCGCTCGGCAAAGCCGTTGCCTACGTCAAGGAACGGCAGGTTTGGAAGACTCCGATCGGCGCCCACCAAGGGATCTCGCACCCGCTGGCCCAGATCAAGATCGAGCTGGAACTGGCCCGGCTGATGATGCAGAAGGCGGCCGCCCTGTACGACGCGGGCGAGGACCTGGCCGCCGGCGAGGCCGCGAACATGGCCAAGTACGCCGCCGGTGAAGCCTGCGTCCGTTCCACCGACCAGGCGGTCCAGTCGCTCGGCGGCAACGGCATGACGGTCGAGTACGGCGTCGCGTCGCTGGTCGCCGCGGCCCGCGCGACCCGGATCGCCCCGGTCAGCCGGGAGATGATCCTGAACTTCGTCGCGCAGCACTCGTTAGGCCTACCCAAGTCGTACTGA
- a CDS encoding acetyl/propionyl/methylcrotonyl-CoA carboxylase subunit alpha has product MISSVLVANRGEIARRVFRTARALGLGTVAVHSSADALAPYVGEADAAVHLPGHAASETYLVGDLLIAAARAAGADAVHPGYGFLSENASFAQAVLDAGLTWIGPPVAAIAAMGSKIEAKKLMDAAGVPVLRQLAAAEVTAAELPVLVKASAGGGGRGMRVVESLAELRSEIASAEAEALSAFGDGTVFCEPYLASGRHIEVQVLADSFGTVWAVGERECSIQRRHQKVVEESPSPLVERVPGMRSLLFEAARKATEAIGYVGAGTVEFLADEHGKFYFLEMNTRLQVEHPATESVTGLDLVALQLSIAAGEALPAEPPESVGHSIEVRLYAEDPATDWQPQTGRLHRFVLPGSEFTAGGPRSGTPWIRVDSGVEDGSDVSPYYDSMLAKVIVWAPTREVAARRLAAAVASAEIHGVVTNRELLVWVLRHPAFVAGDTDTGFFDTYGVGGEKQDVELSALAAALAEAARNRARAKVQGRLPSGWRNLPSQAQRKSYAVGDSTYEVSYRLTRDGLVTDGDVKLIEASGELVVLEIAGVRRRFEVAAYPGLVCVGPVQLVPVERFADPADQLAAGSLVAPMPGSVIRVAVEVGDEVKQGQALLWLEAMKMEHTISAPADGVVVELNVAKGEQVEVGAVLAVVRGGEDA; this is encoded by the coding sequence ATGATCAGCTCGGTACTTGTCGCGAATCGTGGGGAGATCGCTCGGCGGGTCTTTCGGACCGCGCGTGCTTTGGGCTTGGGGACTGTCGCTGTGCATTCGTCGGCCGACGCCTTGGCGCCGTACGTCGGGGAGGCGGATGCGGCGGTTCATCTGCCGGGTCACGCTGCCTCGGAGACTTATCTGGTGGGGGATTTGCTGATCGCGGCCGCGCGGGCGGCGGGGGCGGATGCGGTGCATCCGGGGTACGGGTTCCTGTCGGAGAACGCCTCGTTCGCGCAGGCTGTTCTCGACGCCGGGCTGACGTGGATCGGGCCGCCGGTGGCGGCGATCGCCGCGATGGGGTCGAAGATCGAGGCGAAGAAGCTGATGGACGCGGCGGGGGTGCCGGTCCTGCGGCAGCTCGCGGCTGCTGAGGTCACCGCTGCGGAGCTGCCTGTTTTGGTGAAAGCCTCGGCTGGTGGCGGCGGGCGGGGTATGCGGGTCGTCGAGTCCCTGGCGGAGTTGCGCTCGGAGATCGCGTCGGCGGAGGCTGAGGCGTTGTCAGCTTTTGGGGACGGGACGGTGTTCTGCGAGCCGTATCTGGCGAGCGGGCGGCATATCGAGGTGCAGGTTCTGGCTGATTCCTTTGGGACCGTGTGGGCGGTTGGGGAGCGGGAGTGCTCGATCCAGCGGCGGCATCAGAAGGTCGTGGAGGAGTCGCCGTCGCCTTTGGTGGAACGGGTTCCGGGGATGCGGTCTTTGCTGTTCGAGGCGGCACGGAAGGCTACGGAGGCGATCGGGTACGTCGGGGCGGGGACGGTGGAGTTCCTGGCGGACGAGCACGGGAAGTTCTACTTCCTGGAGATGAACACGCGCCTGCAGGTCGAGCATCCGGCGACCGAGTCGGTGACTGGGTTGGATCTGGTGGCGTTGCAGTTGTCGATCGCCGCGGGTGAGGCGTTGCCTGCTGAGCCGCCGGAATCGGTCGGGCACTCGATTGAGGTGCGGTTGTACGCGGAGGATCCGGCGACCGATTGGCAGCCGCAGACGGGGCGCCTCCACAGATTTGTTCTTCCAGGGAGTGAGTTCACCGCTGGTGGACCACGCAGCGGAACGCCTTGGATTCGGGTCGACTCCGGGGTCGAGGACGGCTCGGACGTCTCCCCCTACTACGACTCGATGTTGGCCAAGGTCATCGTGTGGGCGCCTACTCGGGAGGTGGCTGCTCGGCGGTTGGCTGCTGCTGTGGCTTCGGCGGAGATTCACGGGGTGGTGACCAACCGGGAGTTGCTGGTGTGGGTGTTGCGGCATCCGGCGTTTGTTGCCGGGGACACCGATACCGGGTTCTTCGACACCTACGGCGTGGGTGGTGAGAAGCAGGACGTGGAGTTGTCGGCGTTGGCGGCCGCCCTGGCTGAGGCGGCGCGGAATCGTGCGCGGGCGAAGGTGCAGGGGCGGCTGCCGAGTGGGTGGCGGAACCTGCCGTCCCAGGCGCAGCGGAAGTCCTACGCGGTGGGCGACTCGACGTACGAGGTGTCGTACCGGCTGACGCGGGACGGGCTGGTCACCGACGGGGACGTGAAGCTGATCGAGGCTTCGGGTGAGCTGGTGGTGCTGGAGATCGCCGGCGTCCGGCGGCGGTTCGAGGTGGCGGCCTACCCCGGCCTGGTGTGTGTCGGGCCGGTGCAGCTGGTGCCGGTGGAGCGGTTCGCGGATCCGGCGGATCAGCTGGCGGCGGGATCGCTGGTCGCGCCGATGCCGGGGTCCGTGATCCGGGTCGCGGTGGAGGTGGGTGACGAGGTGAAGCAAGGGCAGGCGCTGCTCTGGCTGGAGGCGATGAAGATGGAGCACACCATCTCCGCACCGGCCGACGGCGTGGTGGTCGAGCTGAACGTCGCCAAGGGTGAGCAGGTCGAGGTCGGGGCCGTTCTGGCCGTCGTACGAGGTGGGGAGGACGCATGA
- a CDS encoding acyl-CoA carboxylase subunit beta yields the protein MSNREAMLDKLAALDVEHAKALAGGGEKYVARHHQRGKLLARERIELLIDPDSAFLELSPLAGWGSDFTVGASLVTGIGVVEGVECLITANDPTVKGGASNPWTLRKALRADEIARANRLPVISLVESGGADLPTQKEIFIPGGAMFRNLTRLSAEGIPTIALVFGNSTAGGAYIPGMSDYVVMVDGGAKVFLAGPPLVKMATGEDADDESLGGAAMHARVSGLADYFAVDEPDAIRLGRQIVSRLNWKKLGLAPAPSYEEPLYDADELLGIVPGDLKIPFDPREVIARVVDGSVFDEFKPLYGSSLATGWASVHGYPVGILANARGVLFSEESQKAAQFIQLANKSSTPLIFLHNTTGYMVGQEYEQGGIIKHGAQMINAVSNSAVPHISVLMGASYGAGHYGMCGRAFDPRFLFAWPSAKSAVMGPQQLAGVLSIVARAAASAKGQPYDEDGDAAMRAYVEGQIEAESLPMFLSGRLYDDGVIDPRDTRTVLGLCLSAIHSAPVEGTSSFGVFRM from the coding sequence ATGAGCAACCGCGAGGCGATGCTGGACAAGCTCGCCGCTCTGGACGTCGAGCACGCGAAGGCGCTGGCCGGCGGCGGGGAGAAGTACGTCGCGCGCCACCACCAGCGCGGCAAGCTGCTGGCGCGGGAGCGGATCGAGTTGCTGATCGATCCCGACTCCGCGTTCCTCGAGCTGTCGCCGCTGGCCGGCTGGGGGTCCGACTTCACCGTCGGCGCGAGCCTGGTGACCGGGATCGGTGTGGTCGAGGGCGTCGAGTGCCTGATCACCGCGAACGACCCGACCGTCAAGGGCGGCGCGAGCAATCCGTGGACCCTTCGGAAAGCTCTGCGCGCCGACGAGATCGCGCGGGCGAACCGGCTGCCGGTGATCAGCCTGGTCGAGTCCGGCGGCGCGGACCTGCCGACGCAGAAGGAGATCTTCATCCCGGGCGGCGCGATGTTCCGCAACCTGACCCGGCTGTCGGCCGAGGGGATCCCGACGATCGCGCTGGTCTTCGGCAACTCGACCGCGGGCGGCGCGTACATCCCGGGGATGAGCGACTACGTGGTGATGGTCGACGGCGGCGCCAAGGTGTTCCTGGCCGGGCCGCCGCTGGTGAAGATGGCGACCGGCGAGGACGCCGACGACGAGTCGCTCGGCGGCGCCGCGATGCACGCGCGGGTCTCCGGGCTCGCGGACTATTTCGCCGTCGACGAGCCGGATGCGATCAGGCTCGGGCGGCAGATCGTGTCGCGGCTGAACTGGAAGAAGCTCGGGCTCGCGCCGGCGCCGTCGTACGAGGAGCCCTTGTACGACGCCGACGAGCTGCTCGGGATCGTGCCGGGTGATCTGAAGATCCCGTTCGATCCGCGGGAGGTGATCGCGCGGGTGGTGGACGGGTCGGTGTTCGACGAGTTCAAGCCGCTGTACGGGTCGTCGCTGGCGACCGGCTGGGCGTCGGTGCACGGGTACCCGGTCGGGATCCTGGCGAACGCGCGCGGCGTGCTGTTCTCGGAGGAGTCGCAGAAGGCGGCGCAGTTCATCCAGCTCGCCAACAAGTCGTCGACGCCGCTGATCTTCCTGCACAACACGACCGGGTACATGGTCGGGCAGGAGTACGAGCAGGGCGGGATCATCAAGCACGGGGCGCAGATGATCAACGCGGTCTCCAACTCGGCGGTGCCGCACATCTCGGTGCTGATGGGAGCGTCGTACGGCGCCGGGCACTACGGGATGTGCGGGCGGGCCTTCGATCCACGCTTCCTGTTCGCCTGGCCGTCGGCGAAGTCGGCGGTGATGGGGCCGCAGCAGCTGGCCGGGGTCTTGTCGATCGTCGCTCGGGCCGCTGCGTCGGCCAAGGGGCAGCCGTACGACGAGGACGGGGACGCGGCGATGCGCGCGTACGTCGAGGGGCAGATCGAGGCGGAGTCGCTGCCGATGTTCCTGTCCGGGCGGCTGTACGACGACGGCGTGATCGATCCGCGGGACACCCGGACGGTGCTCGGGCTGTGCCTGTCCGCGATCCACTCGGCGCCGGTGGAGGGCACGTCCTCCTTCGGTGTGTTCAGGATGTGA